The Dyadobacter subterraneus genome window below encodes:
- the fic gene encoding protein adenylyltransferase Fic: protein MKNIDKKSLENAFHLFESGDINKIKTGTTKGLQQIHQYLFEGLYEFAGKIRTQNISKGGFRFATALYLNEILVKIESMPENTFEEIISKYVEMNIAHPFMEGNGRTMRIWLDLILKNNLKKVVNWQFVDKTLYLQAMERSPINDLELRTLLFANLTDEIDNREIIFKGIEQSYYYEGYRKEDDDI from the coding sequence ATGAAAAACATCGACAAAAAAAGCCTTGAAAACGCTTTCCATTTATTCGAATCCGGTGATATCAACAAAATAAAAACCGGCACAACGAAAGGCTTGCAGCAGATACACCAATATCTGTTCGAAGGACTTTATGAATTTGCAGGAAAAATACGTACTCAAAATATTTCGAAAGGCGGATTCAGATTTGCTACCGCCCTGTATTTGAATGAAATTCTGGTAAAAATTGAATCGATGCCTGAAAACACATTTGAAGAAATTATTTCTAAATATGTGGAAATGAATATCGCTCATCCATTTATGGAAGGTAACGGAAGAACAATGCGTATCTGGCTGGATTTGATACTAAAAAACAATTTGAAAAAAGTTGTGAACTGGCAATTTGTGGATAAAACACTTTACCTGCAAGCCATGGAACGCAGTCCTATTAACGATCTGGAATTAAGAACTTTGCTTTTCGCCAATCTGACTGATGAAATTGATAACCGGGAAATTATTTTTAAAGGTATAGAACAATCCTATTATTACGAAGGGTATAGGAAAGAAGATGATGATATTTAA
- a CDS encoding adenosylcobalamin-dependent ribonucleoside-diphosphate reductase has translation MEITKPSENKTTYTSDEAYQQSLEYFKGDDLAARVWVNKYALKDSYGAIFEATPNDMHRRIANEIARIEARYPNPMTEDEVFDLIKDFKYIIPQGSPMTGIGNPYQIASLSNCFVIGNNGDSDSYGGIMKIDQEQVQLMKRRGGVGHDLSHIRPKGSPVKNSALTSTGIVPFMERFSNSTREVAQDGRRGALMLSVAIKHPDSGDFINAKLEQGKVTGANVSVRIDDAFMRAVEAQQPYTQQYPIDSKNPVYTKEIDPTALWKKIVHNAWQSAEPGILFWDTIIRESLPDCYADLGYKTVSTNPCGEIPLCPYDSCRLLAINLFSYVENPFTKKAAFNWELFKRHINAAQRMMDDIIDLELEKIDAILEKINEDPEDEEIKRTERNLWLNIQTKAREGRRTGIGITAEGDMLAALGLRYGSDEGSEFSVEIHKTIALEAYRASVNTAKERGAFTIFDADREKNNPFMLRLKEADGQLYYEMLEHGRRNIALLTIAPTGTTSLMSQTSSGIEPVFMPVYKRRRKVNPNDQDARVDFVDEVGDSWEEYVVFHHRFKQWMEVNGHDLTKNYAQKELDDLVKQSPYYKATSNDVDYLKKVKMQGAIQKWVDHSISVTINMPNDVTEELVGECYLEAWKAGCKGVTVYRDGSRSGVLISNEEKKEEEKISNTPFPTIRPQTLEAEIVRFQNKKDKWIAFIGLIDDRPYEIFTGFADDEDGILIPRWVNEGLIIKNREADGSSRYDFQYKNTRGYKTTIEGLSHKFNPEYWNYAKLLSSTLRHGMPIEKVVDLISSLQLDESINTWKNGVARALKRYVPDGTEVKKQKCQNCNSTNLLYQEGCLTCKDCGSSKCG, from the coding sequence ATGGAAATAACTAAACCATCTGAAAACAAGACTACTTATACATCAGATGAAGCCTATCAGCAATCGCTGGAATATTTCAAAGGCGACGATCTTGCGGCCCGGGTCTGGGTTAATAAATATGCACTGAAAGATTCTTACGGAGCCATTTTCGAGGCGACACCAAATGATATGCACCGCCGTATCGCCAATGAAATTGCGCGGATTGAGGCTCGTTATCCAAATCCGATGACGGAAGATGAAGTTTTTGATCTGATCAAAGATTTCAAATACATCATTCCACAGGGAAGTCCGATGACCGGAATTGGTAATCCCTATCAGATTGCTTCGCTTTCAAATTGTTTCGTGATTGGAAATAACGGCGATTCAGATTCTTACGGCGGGATCATGAAAATTGATCAGGAGCAGGTTCAGTTGATGAAAAGACGCGGAGGCGTTGGCCATGATTTATCACACATCCGTCCAAAAGGTTCTCCTGTTAAAAATTCTGCCTTAACCTCAACCGGCATTGTTCCGTTTATGGAGCGTTTTTCAAATTCTACGCGTGAAGTGGCGCAGGATGGAAGGAGAGGCGCTTTGATGCTTTCGGTTGCTATAAAACATCCGGATTCCGGCGATTTTATCAATGCAAAACTCGAACAGGGAAAAGTAACCGGCGCCAATGTTTCGGTTCGTATTGATGATGCTTTTATGCGCGCCGTTGAAGCGCAGCAACCTTATACACAACAATATCCGATCGACAGCAAAAATCCGGTTTATACCAAAGAAATCGATCCAACTGCACTTTGGAAAAAGATCGTTCATAACGCGTGGCAATCGGCTGAACCTGGGATTTTGTTCTGGGATACCATTATCAGAGAATCTTTGCCGGATTGTTACGCCGATTTGGGATACAAAACGGTTTCGACAAATCCTTGCGGAGAAATTCCGTTATGTCCGTATGACTCCTGTCGTTTGCTGGCAATAAATTTATTTTCTTACGTTGAAAATCCTTTTACCAAAAAGGCCGCTTTCAACTGGGAGCTTTTCAAAAGACACATCAATGCTGCCCAGCGCATGATGGATGATATCATCGATCTTGAACTGGAAAAAATTGATGCTATTCTTGAAAAAATAAACGAAGATCCGGAAGACGAAGAAATCAAACGCACCGAAAGAAATCTTTGGCTGAATATCCAGACCAAAGCAAGAGAAGGCAGAAGAACCGGTATTGGCATTACAGCCGAAGGGGATATGCTGGCGGCGCTTGGCTTGCGTTACGGAAGCGACGAAGGTTCTGAATTTTCGGTTGAAATCCATAAAACGATTGCGCTTGAAGCTTACCGCGCATCGGTTAACACGGCAAAAGAACGTGGTGCTTTCACGATTTTTGACGCAGACAGAGAGAAAAATAATCCGTTCATGCTGCGTTTGAAAGAAGCGGACGGACAGCTTTACTACGAAATGCTGGAACATGGCCGCAGAAATATTGCACTTCTGACAATCGCTCCAACCGGAACAACCAGTTTGATGTCACAGACAAGTTCTGGTATCGAGCCGGTATTTATGCCGGTTTATAAAAGAAGAAGAAAAGTGAATCCGAACGACCAGGATGCACGCGTAGATTTTGTGGATGAGGTTGGTGATTCATGGGAAGAATATGTCGTTTTCCACCACCGTTTCAAACAATGGATGGAAGTGAATGGTCATGATCTGACAAAAAATTATGCTCAAAAGGAATTGGATGATCTGGTAAAACAGTCGCCATACTACAAAGCAACTTCCAACGATGTAGATTACCTGAAAAAGGTAAAAATGCAGGGTGCGATCCAGAAATGGGTGGATCACTCGATCAGTGTTACGATCAATATGCCGAATGATGTGACGGAAGAATTGGTTGGAGAATGTTACCTGGAAGCATGGAAAGCAGGATGTAAGGGTGTTACCGTTTACAGAGACGGTTCACGTTCAGGTGTTTTGATTTCGAATGAAGAAAAGAAGGAAGAGGAAAAAATCAGCAACACGCCGTTCCCGACAATCAGACCTCAGACTTTGGAAGCTGAAATCGTTCGTTTCCAGAATAAAAAAGATAAATGGATCGCCTTTATCGGTTTGATTGATGACAGACCGTATGAAATTTTCACCGGTTTCGCGGATGATGAAGATGGAATCCTGATCCCAAGATGGGTAAACGAAGGTTTAATTATTAAAAACCGTGAAGCAGACGGAAGTTCACGTTACGATTTCCAGTACAAAAATACACGTGGTTACAAAACGACAATTGAAGGATTATCGCATAAATTCAATCCTGAATACTGGAACTACGCGAAATTGCTTTCCAGTACATTACGCCACGGAATGCCGATTGAAAAAGTAGTAGATCTGATCAGCAGTTTACAACTGGATGAATCTATTAATACCTGGAAAAATGGTGTGGCACGTGCACTGAAACGTTATGTTCCGGATGGAACGGAAGTTAAAAAGCAAAAATGCCAGAATTGTAATTCTACGAATTTACTTTATCAGGAAGGCTGTCTGACTTGCAAGGATTGCGGTTCTTCGAAGTGTGGTTGA
- a CDS encoding Uma2 family endonuclease: MRLAINIPQIDVFSDEELYTFCRANPELRIERNEKGQIIIMPPTGIETSFRNSDLLTEINIWNRKTRLGRVSDSNGGYTLPDSSMRAPDVAWISNEQISSVPLSDLKKFAHVCPEFVIELMSESDELSDLKDKMVKWIDNGVLLGWLIEPRKKQTYIYRAKREVDYEVVPFDEKLSGEEILPGLEVKLSDIF, encoded by the coding sequence ATGCGATTAGCAATTAACATTCCTCAGATCGATGTATTTTCGGACGAAGAGCTTTACACTTTTTGTCGGGCTAATCCTGAATTGCGGATTGAGCGAAATGAAAAAGGTCAAATTATCATTATGCCACCCACTGGAATTGAAACTAGTTTTAGAAATAGTGATTTGCTAACTGAAATAAACATTTGGAATAGAAAAACTCGTTTAGGAAGGGTATCTGATTCCAATGGAGGGTATACTTTGCCGGATTCTTCCATGCGTGCGCCGGATGTTGCGTGGATATCCAATGAACAAATTTCCTCTGTGCCTTTATCTGATCTGAAAAAATTTGCACATGTTTGTCCGGAATTTGTGATTGAGCTTATGTCGGAATCGGATGAATTATCTGATTTGAAGGATAAAATGGTCAAATGGATTGACAATGGAGTTCTTTTAGGTTGGTTAATTGAGCCCAGAAAAAAGCAAACATATATATATCGTGCTAAAAGAGAGGTCGACTATGAAGTTGTTCCATTTGATGAAAAGCTCTCCGGAGAAGAAATTTTACCAGGCTTGGAAGTAAAATTGAGCGACATTTTTTAA
- the purB gene encoding adenylosuccinate lyase — MSLNQLTAISPVDGRYYKQVSELSSYFSEYALIYYRVYVEVEYFIALCEIPLPQLSEFDKKLYSSLRKIYEDFNEEDALHIKDIEKETNHDVKAVEYFIKEEFEKLGIEAYSEFIHFGLTSQDINNTAIPLSLKDALERTIKPLFRQVLFVLKRMSIEWKNIPMLAFTHGQPASPTRVGKEFLVFVERLERQLEMLDKIPHSAKFGGATGNFNAHHVAYPKQDWMAFGNHFVDGLGLKRSRHTTQIEHYDNLAAIFDNLKRVNTILTDLNRDMWTYISMGYFKQKIKAGEVGSSAMPHKVNPIDFENSEGNLGLASALFEHFAQKLPISRLQRDLTDSTVLRNIGVPLAHQAIALNSLIKGLGKLELNEDMLKAELEENWAVVSEAIQTILRREAYPKPYEALKSLTRTNAKITHESISHFIETLDVAESIREELRQITPFNYLGVVEETK; from the coding sequence ATGTCATTAAATCAACTTACGGCTATCTCGCCGGTCGACGGTCGCTATTATAAGCAAGTATCTGAGCTTTCTTCCTATTTTTCTGAATACGCCCTTATTTATTATAGAGTATATGTTGAGGTAGAATATTTCATAGCACTTTGTGAAATCCCGCTTCCCCAGCTGTCAGAATTTGACAAGAAACTTTATTCTTCTTTACGTAAGATTTACGAGGATTTTAATGAAGAAGACGCCCTTCACATCAAGGATATTGAAAAAGAAACCAACCATGATGTAAAGGCGGTTGAATATTTTATCAAAGAAGAATTCGAAAAACTGGGCATTGAGGCATACTCGGAGTTTATCCATTTTGGTCTTACTTCTCAGGATATTAACAATACTGCTATTCCTCTTTCGCTTAAAGATGCGCTGGAAAGAACGATCAAACCGTTGTTCCGCCAGGTTCTTTTTGTGCTTAAGAGAATGTCGATTGAGTGGAAAAATATTCCAATGCTGGCTTTCACGCATGGACAACCAGCTTCTCCGACACGTGTTGGCAAAGAATTTCTTGTGTTTGTTGAGCGTTTGGAACGTCAGCTTGAAATGTTGGATAAAATACCTCATTCAGCCAAGTTTGGTGGTGCAACAGGTAATTTCAATGCACATCACGTAGCTTATCCAAAACAGGATTGGATGGCTTTTGGTAATCATTTTGTAGATGGATTGGGTTTAAAACGTAGTCGTCATACAACGCAAATTGAGCATTACGATAATCTGGCAGCGATTTTTGATAACCTGAAAAGAGTTAACACAATCCTGACAGACCTTAACCGGGATATGTGGACTTACATTTCCATGGGTTATTTCAAACAAAAAATTAAAGCAGGTGAGGTAGGTTCATCAGCGATGCCACATAAAGTAAATCCGATCGATTTTGAAAACTCGGAAGGAAACCTTGGATTGGCTTCTGCTTTGTTTGAGCACTTCGCTCAGAAGTTGCCAATTTCACGTTTGCAAAGAGATTTAACGGATTCAACAGTACTTCGTAACATTGGTGTTCCGTTGGCACATCAGGCGATCGCGCTTAATTCTTTGATCAAAGGATTAGGTAAATTGGAGCTTAATGAAGATATGCTGAAAGCAGAACTGGAAGAAAACTGGGCAGTTGTGTCGGAAGCCATTCAGACAATTCTTCGTCGCGAGGCATATCCAAAACCATACGAAGCTTTGAAATCGCTGACGCGTACGAATGCAAAAATTACACACGAATCGATTTCTCACTTCATCGAAACATTGGATGTTGCTGAAAGTATTCGTGAAGAGTTGAGACAAATTACGCCGTTTAATTATTTGGGTGTTGTTGAGGAGACGAAGTAA
- a CDS encoding MIP/aquaporin family protein, whose product MQQTPFIGELIGTMTVILLGNGVVANVVLKQTKGENSGWIVITAGWAFAVIFGVFVANAFGSPGAHLNPAVTIAFAVLKSDYSNVFSFITAQLIGAFLGAVIVWLQYLPHWKATEDPGSKLACFSTGPAIKSPGANFLSEFIATIVLIIGIAAIGFSGTSDAQRGPIPSGIAPYLVGMLVWSIGLSLGGTTGYAINPVRDLGPRIAHAILPIHKKGSSEWEYAWVPIAGPVLGAIVAAFILRTFSF is encoded by the coding sequence ATGCAGCAAACCCCTTTTATCGGAGAATTAATTGGTACCATGACCGTCATCTTGCTTGGAAATGGCGTTGTAGCCAATGTCGTTTTGAAGCAAACCAAAGGAGAAAATAGTGGCTGGATTGTAATTACCGCAGGCTGGGCTTTTGCCGTAATTTTCGGTGTATTTGTGGCCAATGCTTTTGGCAGTCCGGGAGCACATTTAAATCCTGCTGTAACCATAGCATTTGCCGTTTTAAAAAGTGATTATAGTAATGTTTTTAGTTTTATAACTGCGCAATTGATCGGTGCTTTTTTAGGTGCTGTAATTGTTTGGCTTCAATATTTACCCCACTGGAAAGCAACCGAAGATCCGGGCAGCAAATTAGCTTGCTTCTCTACCGGTCCCGCAATAAAATCACCAGGAGCTAATTTTTTGAGTGAATTTATTGCCACGATCGTTTTGATTATTGGTATTGCCGCCATTGGGTTTTCAGGAACTTCGGACGCACAAAGAGGTCCGATTCCATCCGGAATAGCGCCCTATCTTGTCGGTATGCTGGTTTGGAGTATTGGATTATCCTTAGGTGGAACAACGGGATATGCAATTAATCCGGTAAGAGATCTGGGACCCAGAATTGCGCACGCCATTTTGCCCATACACAAGAAAGGATCCTCTGAATGGGAGTATGCCTGGGTGCCAATTGCGGGGCCAGTTTTAGGCGCTATTGTGGCCGCCTTTATATTACGTACCTTTTCATTTTAA
- a CDS encoding heme-binding domain-containing protein, whose amino-acid sequence MAKKILIGLLVIFILMQFIRPTRNESTAMSPNDIEKHYETPENVKLILSKACRDCHSNNTVYPWYAQFQPGAWFMNDHIVDGKRHFNLSEFAAYEPKKADHKLDEFSEEIEEHGMPLESYLWLHSDAKLTDTEIKEVTDWAKGIRKEIQAKNPQAFLKKDKE is encoded by the coding sequence ATGGCAAAAAAAATATTGATCGGTCTTTTGGTCATTTTTATTTTGATGCAATTTATCAGACCGACTCGTAATGAATCCACAGCGATGTCGCCCAACGACATAGAAAAACATTACGAAACTCCCGAAAACGTAAAGTTGATATTAAGTAAAGCTTGTCGCGATTGCCATTCAAACAACACCGTTTACCCATGGTACGCGCAATTTCAACCAGGTGCATGGTTTATGAACGACCATATTGTGGATGGAAAAAGACATTTTAATTTATCCGAATTTGCAGCTTATGAACCTAAAAAAGCAGATCATAAACTGGATGAATTCTCAGAAGAAATTGAAGAACATGGTATGCCGCTTGAATCTTATCTTTGGCTTCATTCAGATGCAAAACTGACCGATACTGAAATTAAGGAAGTGACGGATTGGGCAAAAGGGATCCGCAAAGAAATTCAGGCGAAAAATCCGCAGGCTTTTTTGAAGAAAGATAAAGAGTAA
- a CDS encoding chitobiase/beta-hexosaminidase C-terminal domain-containing protein, with product MESASRPDGRSFSSWKGWIYNFAFFLNGLLIFLLLFENRFVVPIWMQALGRMHPLVLHFPLVVLMLYSFWILIVEKKESSKWNEDLADTLLLIGIITAAIAAFSGFVLSQEGGYEKEAIFWHKWLGIVISIVSIIWYSFQKYLPPWKIPAKIISVSLLVMLLIGGHLGGNITHGEDFLTAPMQLAVVENDKVTFEEANVYTDLVEPILEQKCISCHNEQKSKGNLQMQTKELFARGGKEGVPWDTTKADLGILLTRVHLPLDDKKHMPPRGKAPLTDDEIALLEAWIKGGSRFDEMVKSVSPQNPIYSYAQNVLAGSETEERYDFSAASPDKIKELNSTYRLIKSVAAESPALAVNFYNRANFKSEDIAALAPLKEQIIEMDLSKMPVKDEDLKTISQFTELRKLILNFTDITGSTLPELKKLIKLKNLSLSGTKVKLPQIQALSQIPVLKNVYVWNTDLSREEMLTLKKSSKISYETGFAGDTVVLNLNPPIIENEDAILSGNTTIRLKHQIPGTVIRYSLDGTEPDSTTSTIYNKPFPVDKNTKLIAKAFKKGWYGSKPVEKFFFKSTFHPDSVRLLTKADLKFPAQGNKTLNDRVKSDNSTTSGKWLGYRDQDLQAYLYFNKPVKAQSVTISMLRNVGGFIFPPTRIEVWGGINEKQMKLLKVLTPKMPDKATSNSENLVFDFDFPSQDISCLKVVAKPLAKLPEWHPGKGQKAWIFMDEVFVN from the coding sequence ATGGAGTCAGCATCACGACCAGACGGCCGTTCTTTTTCAAGTTGGAAGGGATGGATATATAATTTTGCCTTCTTCCTGAACGGCCTTTTAATTTTTCTTTTACTATTTGAAAACCGGTTTGTAGTACCCATATGGATGCAAGCTCTGGGACGTATGCACCCCTTGGTTTTGCATTTTCCATTGGTTGTTTTGATGTTATATTCCTTCTGGATTCTTATTGTTGAAAAGAAAGAATCCAGTAAATGGAATGAAGATTTAGCTGATACACTTTTGTTAATCGGCATAATTACGGCCGCTATTGCTGCTTTCTCCGGTTTTGTATTGTCCCAGGAAGGTGGGTATGAAAAAGAGGCGATTTTCTGGCATAAATGGCTGGGAATAGTAATTTCTATCGTCAGTATTATTTGGTATAGTTTCCAAAAATATTTGCCTCCCTGGAAAATTCCTGCAAAAATTATTTCTGTTTCACTACTCGTCATGCTGTTAATCGGAGGACATTTAGGTGGAAATATAACACATGGAGAAGATTTCCTGACAGCGCCCATGCAGCTTGCCGTTGTTGAAAACGACAAAGTAACGTTTGAAGAAGCAAATGTTTATACAGATCTGGTTGAGCCGATTTTGGAGCAGAAATGTATTTCATGTCATAACGAACAAAAGTCCAAAGGGAATCTGCAAATGCAAACGAAAGAATTGTTTGCCAGAGGCGGGAAAGAAGGAGTTCCCTGGGACACTACCAAAGCAGATTTGGGAATTTTACTAACACGCGTTCATTTGCCTTTGGATGACAAAAAACATATGCCGCCAAGAGGAAAAGCACCGCTTACGGATGATGAAATTGCGTTGCTGGAAGCTTGGATAAAAGGCGGTTCACGGTTTGATGAAATGGTGAAATCAGTCAGTCCGCAAAACCCGATTTATAGTTATGCTCAAAATGTTTTGGCAGGTTCTGAGACGGAAGAAAGGTATGATTTCAGTGCCGCAAGTCCTGATAAAATTAAGGAACTGAATTCAACATATCGCTTGATAAAATCTGTTGCAGCAGAATCTCCGGCCCTGGCTGTGAATTTTTACAATCGTGCTAATTTCAAAAGTGAGGACATCGCTGCATTAGCGCCTTTGAAGGAGCAGATTATTGAAATGGATCTGAGTAAAATGCCGGTTAAAGATGAAGATTTGAAAACAATTTCCCAATTCACAGAATTGAGAAAACTGATTTTAAATTTTACAGATATAACCGGATCCACATTACCGGAATTGAAAAAATTGATAAAACTTAAAAATTTATCACTAAGTGGTACCAAAGTAAAACTGCCGCAGATCCAGGCATTGTCACAGATTCCTGTTTTAAAAAATGTCTATGTCTGGAATACGGATCTGTCGCGCGAGGAAATGCTTACGTTGAAAAAATCTTCTAAAATAAGTTATGAAACAGGTTTTGCAGGCGATACTGTTGTGCTGAATTTGAATCCTCCGATTATTGAAAACGAAGATGCCATCCTTTCCGGAAATACAACGATTCGATTGAAACATCAGATTCCGGGAACTGTTATTCGCTATTCACTTGATGGAACAGAACCTGATAGTACAACTTCCACAATTTATAATAAACCTTTTCCAGTTGATAAAAATACAAAACTCATTGCAAAAGCTTTCAAAAAAGGTTGGTATGGAAGTAAGCCGGTAGAAAAGTTTTTCTTTAAATCTACTTTTCATCCGGACAGTGTCAGGTTGCTAACCAAAGCAGATTTGAAATTTCCTGCTCAGGGTAACAAAACTTTGAATGACCGAGTCAAAAGTGATAATTCTACGACCAGCGGAAAATGGCTGGGATATCGGGATCAGGATTTGCAGGCTTATTTATATTTCAACAAACCGGTTAAAGCACAAAGTGTTACGATTAGTATGCTTCGGAATGTTGGCGGTTTTATTTTCCCGCCAACCCGGATCGAAGTTTGGGGAGGCATCAATGAAAAACAAATGAAATTGCTTAAAGTGCTAACACCAAAAATGCCAGATAAAGCCACTTCGAATTCCGAAAATCTGGTGTTTGATTTCGACTTTCCTTCACAAGATATCAGCTGTTTGAAAGTTGTTGCAAAACCTCTGGCGAAGCTGCCGGAATGGCATCCGGGAAAAGGTCAGAAAGCCTGGATTTTTATGGATGAGGTTTTTGTAAATTAA
- a CDS encoding DUF1501 domain-containing protein: MEKSIFDFGLNTNRRHFLSKLSLGLGSAALGSLLIPDMFKGGGESDVNDLMAGLPHFAPKAKRVIYLFQNGAPSQLDLFDYKPMLNKMHGQDLPESIRAGQRLTGMTANQAKFPLAGSVFNFAQYGKSGAWMSELLPHMSKIVDDLCIIKSLNTEAINHDPALTFFQTGAQVGNRPSMGSWLSYGLGSENQNLPGFCVLLSRGKGNGQGVYSKLWTNGFLDSVHQGVQFSSGENPVLYLNDPDGMNREERRKMLDKLSQLNQNTFDEFADPEVTAKIQQYEMAYRMQTAVPEITDMTKEPESIVKMYGPECLVPGTYAANCLLARKLSEQGVRFIQLYHQGWDSHGGLPNEIKGQCMDVDQASAALITDLKQRGLLDETLVIWGGEFGRTNYCQGTLTKDNYGRDHHPRAFTVWMAGGGVKPGIVYGETDEFGYNIVKDPVHVHDFHATILNQLGLDHEKLVYKHQGRRYRLTDVAGKLVKGIIA; encoded by the coding sequence ATGGAAAAATCGATTTTTGATTTTGGTTTAAATACGAACCGCCGGCATTTTTTATCCAAACTAAGTCTGGGTTTGGGAAGCGCAGCCCTGGGTTCCTTGCTGATACCTGATATGTTTAAAGGTGGAGGCGAAAGTGATGTAAATGACTTAATGGCCGGATTGCCTCATTTTGCGCCCAAAGCGAAACGGGTAATTTATCTTTTTCAAAACGGTGCACCATCTCAGCTGGATTTGTTTGATTACAAACCGATGCTGAATAAAATGCATGGACAGGATCTGCCCGAATCAATTCGGGCCGGTCAAAGGTTAACGGGTATGACTGCCAATCAGGCCAAATTCCCACTTGCAGGTTCTGTTTTTAATTTTGCCCAATATGGAAAATCGGGTGCATGGATGAGCGAATTATTGCCTCATATGTCCAAAATCGTTGATGACCTTTGTATCATAAAATCACTTAATACGGAAGCCATTAACCACGATCCTGCTTTAACTTTTTTCCAAACAGGCGCACAGGTAGGAAACCGTCCAAGTATGGGTTCCTGGCTGAGTTACGGTTTGGGAAGTGAAAACCAGAATTTGCCTGGTTTCTGCGTGCTTTTATCACGGGGAAAAGGCAATGGACAAGGTGTTTATTCCAAATTGTGGACAAATGGATTTCTGGATTCTGTGCATCAGGGTGTACAATTCAGCAGCGGTGAAAATCCGGTACTTTATCTGAATGATCCGGATGGAATGAACCGGGAAGAAAGACGAAAAATGCTGGATAAGCTTTCTCAGTTGAACCAAAATACTTTTGATGAATTTGCTGATCCGGAAGTGACGGCAAAAATTCAGCAGTATGAAATGGCTTATCGCATGCAGACTGCCGTTCCTGAAATCACCGATATGACCAAGGAGCCGGAATCAATTGTGAAAATGTATGGACCGGAATGTCTGGTGCCCGGAACATATGCAGCAAATTGTCTTTTAGCAAGAAAACTGTCTGAGCAAGGCGTTCGTTTTATCCAGCTTTATCATCAGGGTTGGGATAGTCACGGTGGACTGCCGAACGAAATTAAAGGACAATGTATGGATGTCGATCAGGCTTCGGCAGCGTTGATTACCGATTTGAAACAGCGTGGATTACTGGATGAAACACTGGTAATCTGGGGTGGAGAATTCGGCCGGACAAATTATTGTCAGGGTACCTTGACAAAAGATAATTATGGTCGTGATCATCATCCAAGAGCATTTACTGTCTGGATGGCTGGCGGCGGTGTAAAGCCAGGAATTGTCTATGGAGAGACAGATGAATTTGGATATAATATTGTAAAAGATCCGGTGCACGTGCATGATTTTCACGCCACGATTTTAAATCAATTAGGTCTGGATCACGAAAAATTAGTTTATAAACATCAGGGGCGCCGTTACAGGCTAACCGACGTTGCCGGCAAGTTAGTAAAAGGAATTATTGCTTAA